In Ostrinia nubilalis chromosome 10, ilOstNubi1.1, whole genome shotgun sequence, a single genomic region encodes these proteins:
- the LOC135075136 gene encoding coiled-coil-helix-coiled-coil-helix domain-containing protein 10, mitochondrial-like, with protein sequence MPARGRSTGGGGRSRYSPSERHAPASPPPIVVTPMPRRSVFRDAAAVAGGVTVGTTMGHLAGEAISSMFSGRRREEVVHSLPQNYQLGSEPTGPCAYEIAQFLQCASSRDNLQECEAFNEALRECKRRNRIP encoded by the exons ATGCCTGCTCGGGGTAGAAG CACCGGCGGTGGGGGCCGATCCCGGTACTCTCCTTCGGAGAGGCATGCGCCCGCCAGCCCTCCGCCAATCGTAGTGACGCCGATGCCGCGCCGGTCTGTATTCCGTGACGCGGCAGCAGTCGCTGGAGGCGTCACTGTGGGCACAACCATG GGCCATTTAGCCGGGGAGGCCATAAGCAGTATGTTCTCCGGGCGGCGCCGCGAGGAGGTGGTCCATTCCTTGCCGCAGAACTACCAGCTGGGCTCTGAGCCCACCGGCCCCTGCGCATACGAGATCGCACAGTTCCTGCAATGCGCGAGCAGTCGCGACAACCTGCAGGAGTGCGAGGCGTTCAACGAGGCGCTGAGGGAATGCAAGCGGCGTAACA ggaTTCCATAA
- the LOC135075135 gene encoding coiled-coil-helix-coiled-coil-helix domain-containing protein 10, mitochondrial, with translation MPRRGRSASPPPAPQRRAAAPAPAPSRVPAHAPPSAPAPAMAQPQQPSLFGQMAATAGGVAVGSAVGHMAGSALTGMFSGGSSSEPAPQQQQPAPVQNYNQQPQQPTGPCAWEIKQFIECAQQQHDLTLCEGFNEALRQCKINNHI, from the exons ATGCCTCGTCGAGGACGTTCTGCGAGTCCCCCACCAGCCCCTCAGCGAAG GGCTGCTGCGCCTGCTCCGGCTCCAAGCCGTGTCCCGGCTCATGCTCCTCCATCAGCCCCCGCCCCAGCGATGGCGCAGCCTCAGCAGCCGTCGTTATTCGGCCAAATGGCAGCCACTGCTGGTGGTGTAGCTGTCGGATCAGCTGTG GGTCACATGGCCGGTAGTGCTCTAACTGGGATGTTCAGCGGAGGTAGCAGCAGTGAGCCAGCACCACAGCAGCAGCAACCAGCGCCTGTCCAAAACTACAACCAACAACCTCAGCAGCCCACCGGACCCTGCGCCTGGGAGATCAAACAGTTCATCGAGTGCGCTCAACAACAGCACGACCTCACCCTTTGCGAGGGCTTCAATGAGGCCCTACGTCAATGCAAAATCAACAACCATATCTAA